Proteins encoded within one genomic window of Deinococcus depolymerans:
- a CDS encoding AAA family ATPase codes for MTTPDSTVLRQHAEQAYAHELSALAAHDDRPRPPRWNLSPHAVLTYLMGGTLKDGTEITPKYVGERRLMEIAVATLATDRALLLIGVPGTAKSWVSEHLAAAISGTSTLLVQGTAGTSEESVRYGWNYARLLAEGPSEAALVESPIVRAMRTGKIARLEELTRVQSDVQDTLITILSEKTLPIPELNTEVQAVQGFNLIATANNRDKGVNDLSSALKRRFNTVILPVPDTLDDEVSIVTSRVAQLATNLHIPAQPPALEEVRRIVTVFRELRAGATEDGRTKLKSPSGSLSTAEAISVVNHGLSLAAHFGNGHLTAHDVAASLVGAVIKDPVQDAVIWREYLETVAKKRDDWKDFYKACRTVS; via the coding sequence ATGACCACCCCTGATTCCACTGTCCTCCGTCAGCACGCCGAGCAGGCGTACGCGCATGAGCTTTCTGCCCTGGCCGCGCACGACGACCGGCCCCGTCCGCCCCGCTGGAACCTCTCGCCGCACGCCGTGCTGACGTACCTGATGGGCGGCACGCTGAAAGACGGCACCGAGATCACCCCCAAGTACGTCGGGGAACGCCGCCTGATGGAGATCGCCGTCGCCACCCTCGCCACGGACCGCGCCCTGCTGCTGATCGGCGTGCCCGGCACCGCCAAGAGCTGGGTCAGCGAACACCTCGCCGCCGCGATCAGCGGCACCAGTACCCTGCTCGTGCAGGGCACCGCCGGCACCAGCGAGGAAAGCGTCCGCTACGGCTGGAACTACGCCCGCCTGCTGGCCGAGGGGCCCAGCGAGGCCGCCCTGGTCGAGAGCCCCATCGTGCGTGCCATGCGCACCGGCAAGATCGCTCGCCTGGAAGAACTGACGCGCGTGCAGAGCGACGTGCAGGACACCCTCATCACCATCCTGAGCGAGAAGACGCTGCCCATCCCGGAACTGAACACGGAAGTGCAGGCCGTGCAGGGCTTCAACCTGATCGCCACCGCCAACAACCGCGACAAGGGCGTGAACGACCTGAGCAGCGCCCTGAAACGCCGCTTCAACACCGTCATCCTGCCCGTCCCCGACACCCTCGACGACGAGGTCAGCATCGTCACCAGCCGCGTCGCGCAACTCGCCACGAACCTCCACATTCCCGCCCAGCCACCCGCGCTGGAGGAAGTCCGCCGGATCGTCACCGTGTTCCGCGAACTGCGCGCCGGAGCCACCGAGGACGGCAGGACAAAACTCAAGAGCCCCAGCGGCAGCCTCAGCACCGCCGAAGCCATCAGCGTCGTCAACCACGGCCTGAGCCTCGCCGCGCACTTCGGGAACGGCCACCTGACCGCCCACGACGTCGCCGCCAGCCTCGTGGGGGCCGTCATCAAAGACCCCGTGCAGGACGCCGTCATCTGGCGCGAATACCTCGAAACCGTCGCCAAAAAACGCGACGACTGGAAAGACTTCTACAAAGCCTGCCGGACGGTGAGCTGA
- a CDS encoding VWA domain-containing protein: MTDTGDTERLRRWRLVLGGGDADGLACGPGGAAQVSLGSLDRRMDDALGGLYDAEPGARRGGLGASAPKVARWLADLREFFPQDVVRVMQGDAIERLNLQQLLFEPEMLGGVEPDVNLVGTLLSLRGVMPERARDAARAVVRRVVDDLTRRLEEPTRAAVTGSLNRAQRNFRPRPAEIDWDRTIRANLKTYQPGKNTIIPERLVGMGRRRRSLRDIVLCLDQSGSMASSVVYAGVFGAVLASLPAVSTRVVVFDTEVADLSEHLDDPVDVLYGIQLGGGTDINRALAYCQGVIQKPEQTILVLVSDLFEGGNEREMLARARTLKDSGVNVIALLALSDDGAPSYDHGVARALSGMGIPAFACTPGHFPGLMAAAIRGDDVGTWAGEQGLVVRGGGVG; encoded by the coding sequence ATGACAGACACGGGAGACACGGAACGGTTACGCCGCTGGCGGTTGGTGCTGGGCGGCGGGGACGCCGACGGGCTGGCGTGCGGTCCCGGCGGGGCGGCGCAGGTCAGCCTGGGTTCCCTGGACCGCCGGATGGACGACGCCCTGGGCGGTCTGTACGACGCGGAACCGGGCGCGCGGCGCGGCGGGCTGGGCGCGAGCGCTCCGAAGGTGGCCCGCTGGCTCGCCGATCTGCGTGAGTTCTTTCCGCAGGACGTGGTGCGGGTCATGCAGGGCGACGCCATCGAACGCCTGAACCTGCAGCAGCTGCTGTTCGAACCCGAGATGCTCGGCGGGGTGGAGCCGGACGTGAACCTCGTCGGGACGCTCCTGAGCCTCCGCGGCGTGATGCCGGAGCGGGCCAGGGACGCGGCCCGCGCCGTGGTGCGCCGGGTGGTGGACGACCTGACGCGGCGGCTGGAGGAACCCACCCGCGCCGCCGTGACCGGCAGCCTGAACCGCGCGCAGCGCAACTTCCGGCCCCGCCCGGCCGAGATCGACTGGGACCGGACCATCCGCGCGAACCTCAAGACCTACCAGCCGGGGAAGAACACCATCATCCCTGAGCGGCTGGTCGGCATGGGCCGCCGGCGCCGCTCCCTGCGTGACATTGTCCTGTGCCTGGACCAGTCGGGCAGCATGGCGAGCAGCGTCGTGTACGCGGGTGTGTTCGGCGCGGTCCTCGCCAGCCTCCCGGCGGTCAGTACGCGTGTCGTGGTGTTCGACACGGAGGTCGCGGACCTCAGCGAGCACCTCGACGACCCGGTGGACGTCCTGTACGGCATCCAGCTGGGCGGCGGCACCGACATCAACCGGGCGCTCGCGTACTGCCAGGGGGTGATCCAGAAGCCCGAGCAGACCATTCTGGTGCTGGTCAGCGACCTGTTCGAGGGCGGGAACGAGCGCGAGATGCTGGCCCGCGCCCGCACCCTGAAAGACAGCGGCGTGAACGTCATCGCCCTGCTGGCCCTGTCGGACGACGGCGCGCCCAGTTACGACCATGGCGTGGCGCGCGCCCTGTCGGGCATGGGCATCCCGGCGTTCGCTTGCACGCCCGGTCATTTCCCTGGCCTGATGGCCGCCGCGATCCGCGGGGACGACGTGGGCACCTGGGCGGGCGAACAGGGACTCGTGGTGCGTGGGGGCGGCGTAGGCTGA
- a CDS encoding polysaccharide deacetylase family protein, with protein MPNPAVPFTPARLRLPRLLLAVLAGLALLGTARSAPVVLVYHQVGVSGGASLGISPDALNRRIETLRRMGYRFVTSSEAARAPVRERVAVIQFDDGFESVYRLAFPVLRAQGVPGTAYVIWSRVGRPGSLSAAQVQELREAGWEIGTHTHAHAALADLSPAGLRRELTVPEQEAAGAAPRCVAYPLNRHDARVRREARGQGLQCGVAGGPPALGRADPMALPAPAITAWDESLLPMRVRWGLDARVPLLLLSVTEPALDGLRGEHPATLPPLTWNPAHYELLGNGLISAAWRGERETRLAWREGAWSVNVAARRGVGAGNGAYTGAGVAFNVAPFTLAAGVDRSGPLLGGAVALGGHGELWGRASRLQGAWQWGWGGTFIPADYWVVTAAHDPSGTQLGLRAAVPWQSGEGRPLRLGGGYRWGERPGPFVEAEYRIGSYALTAEVGGGGRFGVKFTSVW; from the coding sequence ATGCCGAACCCCGCCGTTCCGTTCACGCCGGCCCGTCTGCGGCTGCCTCGACTGCTGCTTGCGGTGCTGGCCGGGCTGGCGTTGCTGGGCACGGCGCGGTCGGCGCCCGTGGTGCTCGTCTACCATCAGGTGGGCGTGAGTGGCGGGGCGTCGCTGGGCATCTCCCCGGACGCCCTGAACCGCCGCATCGAGACGCTGCGCCGCATGGGCTACCGTTTCGTGACGTCCAGCGAGGCGGCCCGCGCGCCGGTCCGTGAGCGGGTGGCGGTCATTCAGTTCGACGACGGGTTCGAGAGCGTGTACCGGCTGGCGTTTCCGGTGCTGCGCGCCCAGGGGGTGCCCGGCACGGCGTACGTCATCTGGTCGCGGGTGGGGCGGCCCGGCAGTCTGAGTGCCGCGCAGGTGCAGGAACTCCGGGAGGCCGGGTGGGAGATCGGCACGCACACCCACGCGCACGCGGCCCTGGCGGACCTGAGTCCCGCCGGTCTGCGCCGTGAACTGACGGTCCCGGAACAGGAGGCCGCTGGCGCCGCGCCCCGCTGCGTGGCGTACCCGCTGAACCGTCACGACGCGCGGGTGAGGCGCGAGGCGCGCGGGCAGGGACTGCAGTGCGGCGTGGCGGGCGGCCCGCCCGCGCTGGGCCGCGCGGACCCCATGGCCCTGCCCGCCCCGGCCATCACCGCGTGGGACGAGTCGCTGCTGCCCATGCGGGTCCGCTGGGGTCTGGACGCCCGCGTGCCGCTGCTGCTGCTGAGCGTCACGGAACCCGCCCTGGATGGCCTGCGCGGCGAGCACCCGGCCACGCTGCCCCCCCTGACCTGGAATCCGGCGCACTACGAGCTGCTGGGAAACGGCCTGATCAGCGCCGCGTGGCGCGGCGAGCGCGAGACCCGGCTGGCGTGGCGGGAGGGGGCCTGGAGTGTGAACGTCGCGGCGCGGCGCGGGGTCGGTGCCGGGAACGGTGCGTACACCGGGGCGGGCGTGGCGTTCAACGTCGCGCCGTTCACGCTGGCCGCCGGAGTGGACCGCAGCGGCCCGCTGCTGGGCGGCGCGGTCGCGCTGGGCGGACACGGCGAGCTGTGGGGCCGGGCCAGCCGACTGCAGGGCGCATGGCAGTGGGGGTGGGGCGGCACGTTCATCCCGGCGGATTACTGGGTGGTCACGGCCGCCCATGACCCCTCGGGCACGCAGCTGGGCCTGCGGGCCGCGGTGCCCTGGCAGAGCGGTGAGGGCCGTCCGTTGCGGCTGGGCGGCGGGTACCGCTGGGGGGAGAGGCCCGGTCCGTTCGTGGAAGCCGAGTACCGGATCGGCAGTTACGCCCTGACTGCCGAGGTGGGCGGCGGCGGGCGCTTCGGCGTGAAGTTCACGTCCGTCTGGTAG
- a CDS encoding DUF5682 family protein, producing MLILSDQCDPEYLHVSVSIFPIRHHGPGSARSLEHALNQLKPDVVLVEGPSDADSVLPFLALEDMTPPVALLGYVNDDPARASFWPFAAFSPEFVAFRWAARAGAAARFMDLPASVTLVGERGDDESDDLHSDPLRVLAEAAGYADFERWWETLVEARGDDFDVFEAVNEAMRAVRADAPAASGREAQREACMRQAIRAAVKGGAGRVAVVCGAWHAPALDVEAFKAKDDAAILKGLPKAKVTLTWVPWTHGRLSTGSGYGAGVRSPGYYHHLFTTRRDVTERWFARVARLLREERLEASSASVIEATRLANTLAALRGRALPGLDELNEAVLSVFGWDSDLPLRLIERQLVVGEALGAVPDGVPTVPLAQDLARIQKSLRLKVQPEQTELTLDLRTDNDLARSVLFHRLNLLGVPWAQERSVGGRGTFKEAWALAWKPEFSVRLVEASRSGQTVLDAATAVAVEAARNAGTLAELTTLLEAVRYADLEGALPVALAALDARAAGNADVSDLLEALPPLARLARYGDVRGREGGSNVLAGATFRTLLTRAGVGLPLAAVGIADDAAFTLRGHVQGADAAVRLLDDGAVLAGWQAALARLAERDDTHPLLSGDAVRRLRDASVLDGPEVERRLGLALSSGVPLEVTAWLDGFLGDSGALLIHDPALLGLLDDWLTGLDGPVFQETLPLLRRVFSRFERPERRAIGEALRGAGASGRRAAREVDGARALRAVPMVLRLLGVQA from the coding sequence GTGCTCATCCTGTCGGATCAGTGCGATCCTGAATACCTACACGTGAGCGTCTCCATCTTTCCTATCCGTCATCACGGCCCCGGCAGTGCCCGGTCGCTTGAGCACGCGCTGAATCAGCTCAAGCCCGATGTGGTGCTGGTCGAGGGGCCGTCGGATGCGGATTCCGTTCTGCCGTTCCTGGCGCTGGAGGACATGACGCCGCCCGTGGCGCTGCTGGGCTACGTGAACGACGATCCTGCCAGAGCGTCGTTCTGGCCGTTCGCGGCGTTCAGTCCGGAGTTCGTGGCGTTCCGCTGGGCGGCGCGGGCGGGGGCGGCGGCGCGGTTCATGGATCTTCCGGCGTCGGTGACGCTGGTGGGCGAACGTGGGGACGACGAGTCGGATGACCTGCACAGCGATCCGTTGCGGGTGCTGGCGGAGGCGGCCGGGTACGCGGATTTCGAGCGGTGGTGGGAGACGCTGGTCGAGGCGCGCGGCGACGACTTCGACGTGTTCGAGGCCGTGAACGAGGCGATGCGGGCCGTGCGGGCGGATGCCCCGGCGGCGTCGGGCCGGGAAGCGCAGCGCGAGGCGTGCATGCGGCAGGCGATCCGCGCGGCCGTGAAGGGCGGGGCGGGGCGCGTGGCGGTGGTGTGCGGGGCGTGGCACGCTCCGGCATTGGACGTGGAGGCCTTCAAGGCGAAGGACGACGCGGCGATCCTGAAGGGCCTGCCGAAGGCGAAGGTCACGCTGACCTGGGTGCCGTGGACGCACGGCCGCCTCAGCACGGGCAGCGGGTACGGGGCGGGGGTGCGCTCGCCGGGGTACTACCATCACCTTTTCACGACGCGGCGGGACGTGACGGAACGCTGGTTCGCGCGGGTGGCGCGGCTGCTGCGCGAGGAGCGGCTGGAGGCGAGCAGCGCTTCGGTGATCGAGGCGACGCGGCTGGCGAACACCCTGGCGGCCCTGCGCGGGCGGGCGCTGCCGGGCCTGGACGAGCTGAACGAGGCGGTCCTGAGCGTGTTCGGGTGGGACAGTGACCTGCCCCTGCGGCTGATCGAGCGGCAACTGGTGGTCGGCGAGGCGCTGGGGGCGGTGCCGGACGGCGTGCCGACCGTGCCGCTGGCGCAGGATCTGGCCCGTATTCAGAAGAGCCTGCGCCTGAAGGTGCAGCCCGAGCAGACGGAGCTGACGCTGGACCTGCGCACCGACAACGATCTGGCCCGCTCTGTGCTGTTCCACCGCCTGAATCTGCTGGGCGTGCCGTGGGCGCAGGAGCGTTCCGTGGGGGGGCGCGGCACCTTCAAGGAGGCGTGGGCGCTGGCCTGGAAGCCGGAGTTCAGTGTGCGGCTGGTCGAGGCGAGCCGCAGCGGGCAGACGGTACTGGACGCGGCGACGGCCGTGGCGGTGGAGGCCGCCCGGAACGCGGGCACGCTGGCGGAACTGACGACCCTGCTGGAGGCCGTGCGCTACGCCGACCTGGAGGGCGCGCTGCCGGTGGCCCTGGCGGCGCTGGACGCGCGGGCGGCGGGGAACGCGGACGTGAGCGACCTGCTGGAGGCCCTGCCGCCCCTGGCGCGGCTGGCGCGCTACGGGGACGTGCGTGGGCGCGAGGGCGGGTCGAACGTGCTGGCGGGCGCGACGTTCCGGACGCTGCTCACGCGGGCGGGCGTGGGCCTGCCGCTGGCGGCGGTCGGGATCGCGGACGACGCGGCGTTCACCCTGCGCGGGCACGTGCAGGGAGCGGACGCGGCGGTGCGGTTGCTGGACGACGGCGCGGTCCTGGCGGGGTGGCAGGCGGCCCTGGCCCGACTTGCCGAGCGGGACGACACGCACCCGCTGCTCAGCGGGGACGCGGTGCGCCGGTTGCGGGACGCGTCGGTGCTGGACGGCCCGGAGGTGGAGCGGCGGCTGGGACTGGCGCTGAGCAGCGGGGTGCCGCTGGAGGTCACGGCGTGGCTGGACGGCTTCCTGGGCGACAGCGGCGCGCTCCTCATTCATGATCCGGCGCTGCTGGGGTTGCTGGACGACTGGCTGACCGGCCTGGACGGTCCGGTGTTCCAGGAGACGTTGCCGCTGCTGCGGCGGGTGTTCTCGCGCTTCGAGCGGCCCGAGCGCCGGGCCATCGGGGAGGCGTTGCGCGGCGCGGGTGCGTCGGGGCGGCGCGCGGCCCGCGAGGTGGACGGGGCGCGGGCGCTGCGGGCCGTGCCCATGGTGCTGCGCCTGCTGGGCGTGCAGGCGTGA
- a CDS encoding DUF1731 domain-containing protein yields MGARDRRRDGRVLNLAGRTVNCRYTAQNMLDIYTSRLDSTRALGRAMAAVERPPAVWLNSSTATLYRDARDRPQDEDSGEPGVGFSVDVATRWEAALNELHLPSTRRVALRTAMVYGVGAGGVMETTDRVVRLGGAGPMAGGGQYVSWIHERDFCRAAQFLIGTPLSGPVNVTAPHPLPNADFLRAYRGAWRVPLGVPSTAALIGLGAAVMDSEPELLLKSRWVVPGRLLQAGFTFEHPSWPGAIRDLVREARRVGHAAR; encoded by the coding sequence GTGGGTGCGCGAGATCGACGGCGCGACGGCCGCGTCCTGAACCTCGCAGGCCGCACTGTCAACTGCCGGTACACCGCGCAGAACATGCTGGACATCTACACCTCGCGCCTGGACAGCACGCGGGCGCTGGGGCGCGCCATGGCGGCCGTGGAGAGGCCCCCGGCCGTGTGGCTGAACAGTTCCACCGCGACCCTCTACCGCGACGCCCGCGACCGCCCGCAGGACGAGGATTCAGGCGAGCCGGGCGTGGGGTTCAGCGTGGACGTCGCGACCCGCTGGGAGGCCGCCCTGAACGAACTGCACCTGCCCAGCACCCGCCGTGTGGCCCTGCGCACCGCCATGGTGTACGGCGTCGGTGCGGGCGGCGTCATGGAAACCACGGACCGGGTCGTCCGGCTGGGTGGGGCCGGCCCGATGGCCGGGGGCGGGCAGTACGTGTCGTGGATTCACGAGCGGGATTTCTGCCGCGCCGCGCAGTTCCTGATCGGGACGCCGCTGTCGGGACCGGTGAACGTGACCGCCCCGCACCCCCTGCCGAACGCCGATTTCCTGCGCGCCTACCGGGGGGCGTGGAGGGTGCCGCTCGGCGTGCCGTCCACGGCGGCGCTGATCGGCCTGGGCGCCGCCGTCATGGACTCCGAGCCGGAACTGCTGCTCAAGAGCCGCTGGGTGGTGCCGGGGCGCCTGCTGCAGGCGGGCTTCACGTTCGAGCATCCCAGCTGGCCGGGGGCGATCCGTGATCTGGTCCGCGAGGCGCGCCGGGTGGGCCACGCTGCCCGGTGA